One segment of Alnus glutinosa chromosome 2, dhAlnGlut1.1, whole genome shotgun sequence DNA contains the following:
- the LOC133861101 gene encoding secretory carrier-associated membrane protein 1 isoform X1 yields MSRYESNPFDEEEVNPFADSAGRGKGSGQSNYGGGAFYMTNPGSVPPATSRLSPLPPEPYDRGATIDIPLDNGKDLKTKEKELQAKEAELKRREQEIRRREDAVARAGVVIEEKNWPPFCPLIHHDIANEIPIHLQRIQYVAFTTYLGLIVCLLWNIVAITTAWIKGEGPTIWFLAIIYFISGVPGAYVLWYRPLYRAMRTDSALKFGWFFLSYVIHIGFCIFAAVAPPIIFKGKSLTGILPAIDVLSDHALVGIFYLIGFAFFCLESVLSIWVIQQVYMYFRGSGKAAEMKREAARGTMMAAL; encoded by the exons ATGAGTCGCTACGAGTCCAATCCTTTCGACGAAGAAGAGGTCAATCCGTTCGCG gATTCGGCAGGTAGAGGGAAAGGCTCAGGGCAATCAAACTATGGCGGAGGTGCTTTTTATATGACA AATCCCGGAAGTGTTCCTCCTGCTACCTCAAGGCTTTCACCACTGCCTCCTGAACCTTATGATCGTGGTGCTACAATTGATATTCCTCTTGATAATGGAAAG GATTTGAAAACAAAGGAGAAGGAGCTCCAGGCTAAAGAGGCCGAGTTGAAAAGGAGGGAACAG GAAATAAGACGGAGGGAAGATGCTGTAGCAAGAG CTGGAGTTGTTATAGAGGAGAAAAATTGGCCCCCATTTTGTCCTCTCATCCATCATGACATTGCAAATGAAATACCTATCCATCTACAAAGAATTCAGTATGTTGCTTTTACGACATATTTGG GTTTGATTGTGTGTCTTTTGTGGAATATCGTGGCCATTACCACAGCCTGGATCAAAGGAGAAG GCCCGACAATTTGGTTTCTAGCTATCATCTACTTCATATCAGGGGTTCCTGGAGCATATGTGTTGTGGTATCGCCCTCTTTATCGTGCGATGAG GACCGATAGTGCTCTGAAGTTTGGGTGGTTTTTCTTGTCTTATGTG ATACACATTGGCTTTTGCATCTTTGCTGCCGTTGCTCCTCCCATTATTTTCAAGGGAAAATCTCTCAC AGGTATTTTGCCCGCAATTGATGTGTTGAGTGATCATGCTTTGGTTGGG ATATTCTACTTGATTGGATTTGCATTCTTCTGCCTAGAATCAGTGCTCAGTATCTGGGTTATTCAG CAAGTATACATGTATTTCCGAGGCAGCGGCAAGGCTGCTGAGATGAAGCGTGAGGCGGCAAGAGGGACCATGATGGCGGCACTATGA
- the LOC133861455 gene encoding pentatricopeptide repeat-containing protein At1g03540, whose protein sequence is MKLFFKRHCSSLTSFDFKSTKNPSTIESQILCLCKLGALPDAVRLLNSIHPSDIAVKPVLYASLLQTCTKVLAFNHGLQIHAHLLKSGLETDRFVGNSLLSLYFKLNRDFSETRRVFDGLFVKDVISWTSMISGYIRAGKPGSSLELFWEMLGFGIEPNGFTLSAVIKACSVLGDLRLGRCFHGVVVRRGFDSNHVISSSLIDMYGKNYESRDAQRLFDELPEPDAICWTSVISALTRNDLFEEAMGFFYTMQRNHGFSPDEFTCGTVLTACGNLGRLKQGKEVHAKVFTSGLCGNVVVESSLLDMYGKCGSVDESQRVFDRMPKKNSVSWSALLGVYCQNGDFESVIKIFREMEEADLYCLGTVLRACAGLAAVRQGKEVHCQYVKRGGWRDVIVESALVGLYAKCGCISFAYRIFTRMPVRNLITWNSMICGLAQNGKGEEALRIFHDMIKEGIKPDYISFIGVLFACSHTGMVDQGRDYFILMTEDYGIKAGTEHYNCMVYLLGRAGLLEEAEKLIENADCKNDSSLWAVLLGACTTCTNPVTAERIAKKMMELKPDYHMSYVLLANVYSAIGRWSDASELRRLMVDRGVKKMVGKSWIESNRNLSSHLDVGSFIIPGKK, encoded by the coding sequence ATGAAGCTCTTCTTCAAACGGCATTGCAGCTCTCTCACCTCTTTCGATTTCAAAAGCACCAAAAACCCATCAACCATTGAATCCCAAATCCTCTGTCTTTGCAAGCTCGGCGCACTCCCCGATGCGGTTCGACTCCTAAACTCCATTCATCCCAGCGACATCGCCGTCAAACCAGTCCTCTACGCTTCACTCTTACAAACATGCACCAAAGTTCTTGCTTTCAACCATGGCCTCCAAATCCATGCCCATCTTCTTAAGTCCGGCCTCGAGACTGACCGTTTCGTCGGGAATAGCTTgctttctctttattttaaactaaatcgtgaTTTTTCGGAGACTCGGAGAGTTTTTGATGGTCTTTTTGTTAAGGATGTGATATCTTGGACCTCAATGATATCGGGGTATATTCGGGCGGGGAAGCCCGGGAGCTCGCTTGAGTTGTTTTGGGAAATGCTGGGATTCGGGATCGAGCCAAATGGGTTCACTTTATCTGCGGTGATCAAGGCGTGTTCGGTGCTTGGGGACTTGAGGCTAGGCCGGTGCTTTCACGGGGTGGTTGTGAGACGTGGGTTCGATTCGAATCATGTTATTTCTAGTTCGTTGATTGACATGTATGGCAAGAACTATGAATCGAGAGATGCACAGCGGTTGTTTGATGAGTTGCCCGAACCGGACGCTATATGCTGGACTTCGGTTATTTCGGCGTTGACGAGAAATGATTTGTTTGAGGAAGCCATGGGATTCTTTTATACGATGCAAAGAAATCATGGCTTTTCCCCAGATGAATTTACTTGTGGGACAGTGTTGACTGCTTGTGGTAATTTAGGGAGGTTGAAACAAGGTAAAGAAGTGCATGCTAAGGTTTTTACTTCTGGACTTTGTGGAAATGTGGTTGTTGAGAGCAGCCTTTTGGACATGTATGGAAAATGTGGGTCGGTGGATGAATCTCAACGTGTTTTCGATAGGATGCCCAAAAAGAATTCGGTTTCTTGGTCTGCATTGCTTGGAGTATACTGTCAAAATGGAGACTTCGAGTCtgttattaaaatttttagggAAATGGAAGAGGCTGATCTGTATTGTCTCGGAACTGTTCTTCGTGCATGTGCAGGTTTGGCAGCAGTAAGACAAGGGAAAGAGGTTCATTGCCAGTATGTGAAAAGGGGTGGTTGGAGGGATGTCATTGTAGAATCAGCTTTAGTTGGTCTTTATGCAAAATGTGGTTGTATCAGTTTTGCATATAGAATTTTCACGCGGATGCCAGTTAGGAATTTGATAACTTGGAACTCAATGATTTGCGGGCTTGCTCAAAATGGAAAAGGGGAGGAAGCTCTGAGAATCTTTCATGACATGATTAAGGAGGGAATAAAGCCCGATTATATCAGTTTCATTGGGGTTCTTTTTGCTTGTAGTCATACAGGTATGGTTGATCAAGGGCGAGACTATTTTATCTTAATGACAGAAGACTATGGAATCAAAGCTGGAACGGAGCACTATAATTGCATGGTTTACCTTCTAGGCCGTGCTGGGCTACttgaagaagctgaaaaatTGATCGAGAATGCAGACTGTAAAAATGATTCATCTCTTTGGGCAGTTCTTCTTGGTGCTTGCACCACCTGTACAAACCCGGTAACTGCAGAGCGCATTGCTAAGAAAATGATGGAATTGAAACCTGATTACCACATGAGTTATGTTCTTCTAGCTAATGTTTATAGCGCAATAGGACGATGGAGTGATGCCTCAGAGCTTAGGAGGTTGATGGTAGACAGAGGGGTTAAAAAGATGGTCGGTAAGAGCTGGATTGAAAGCAATAGAAACTTGAGTTCTCATCTTGACGTGGGTAGTTTCATTATTCctggaaaaaaataa
- the LOC133861101 gene encoding secretory carrier-associated membrane protein 1 isoform X2: protein MSRYESNPFDEEEVNPFANPGSVPPATSRLSPLPPEPYDRGATIDIPLDNGKDLKTKEKELQAKEAELKRREQEIRRREDAVARAGVVIEEKNWPPFCPLIHHDIANEIPIHLQRIQYVAFTTYLGLIVCLLWNIVAITTAWIKGEGPTIWFLAIIYFISGVPGAYVLWYRPLYRAMRTDSALKFGWFFLSYVIHIGFCIFAAVAPPIIFKGKSLTGILPAIDVLSDHALVGIFYLIGFAFFCLESVLSIWVIQQVYMYFRGSGKAAEMKREAARGTMMAAL from the exons ATGAGTCGCTACGAGTCCAATCCTTTCGACGAAGAAGAGGTCAATCCGTTCGCG AATCCCGGAAGTGTTCCTCCTGCTACCTCAAGGCTTTCACCACTGCCTCCTGAACCTTATGATCGTGGTGCTACAATTGATATTCCTCTTGATAATGGAAAG GATTTGAAAACAAAGGAGAAGGAGCTCCAGGCTAAAGAGGCCGAGTTGAAAAGGAGGGAACAG GAAATAAGACGGAGGGAAGATGCTGTAGCAAGAG CTGGAGTTGTTATAGAGGAGAAAAATTGGCCCCCATTTTGTCCTCTCATCCATCATGACATTGCAAATGAAATACCTATCCATCTACAAAGAATTCAGTATGTTGCTTTTACGACATATTTGG GTTTGATTGTGTGTCTTTTGTGGAATATCGTGGCCATTACCACAGCCTGGATCAAAGGAGAAG GCCCGACAATTTGGTTTCTAGCTATCATCTACTTCATATCAGGGGTTCCTGGAGCATATGTGTTGTGGTATCGCCCTCTTTATCGTGCGATGAG GACCGATAGTGCTCTGAAGTTTGGGTGGTTTTTCTTGTCTTATGTG ATACACATTGGCTTTTGCATCTTTGCTGCCGTTGCTCCTCCCATTATTTTCAAGGGAAAATCTCTCAC AGGTATTTTGCCCGCAATTGATGTGTTGAGTGATCATGCTTTGGTTGGG ATATTCTACTTGATTGGATTTGCATTCTTCTGCCTAGAATCAGTGCTCAGTATCTGGGTTATTCAG CAAGTATACATGTATTTCCGAGGCAGCGGCAAGGCTGCTGAGATGAAGCGTGAGGCGGCAAGAGGGACCATGATGGCGGCACTATGA
- the LOC133859178 gene encoding pentatricopeptide repeat-containing protein At1g73710, with the protein MMLPPSHSYSYSHSHSYGSRELGQDTLHNSMQNPSKLLNPYSPFKTRAFLGFSLPDHSLAKRQLYSLRYASPSYGGTLDIMVNSHDHKQNLKGPRVFLGFKLQCHSRTLALSPIGSSINGRKKRYGGALPSILRSLESKNDVEKTLDSFDGNFSPKEQTVILKEQSSWERVIRVFEWFKSRKGYVPNVIHYNVVLRALGRAQKWDELRLCWVEMAKNGVFPTNNTYGMLVDVYGKAGLVKESLLWIKHMRQRGLFPDEVTMNTVVRVFKDAGEFERADKFYKAWCFGQVELDDLDLDSIVDSVNGTGSGLISFKHFLSTELFKTGGRISASKVMSASDVENPVRKPRLTSTYNTLIDLYGKAGRLKDAADVFAEMLKSGVAMDTITFNTMIFTCGSHGNLSEAELLLTKMEERGICPDTKTFNIFLSLYAEAGNIDAALKCYRKIREVGLFPDSVTHRAVLHILCERNMIQDVEGVLLEMEKYGLHVDGHSIPGVIKMYINGGLLDQAKSFLEKSQSNGRLSSKTRGAIIDVYAEKGLWAEAEAVFFGKRDLVGQNKDILEYNIMVKAYGKAKLYDKALSLFKSMRNYGTWPDECTYNSLVQMFAGGDLVEQARDLLSEMQAMGFKPHVMTFSAVIACYARLGQLSDAVGVYQEMVRVGVTPNEVVYGSLINGFAESGRVADAFQYFRQMEESKISANQIVLTSMIKANGKLGNLEGAKALYERIKDLEDGPDIVASNSMINLYADLGMVSEARLVFEDLRGKGWADGVSFATMMYLYKNMGMLDEAIDVAEEMKQSGLLRDCVSYNKVMACYATNGQLRECGELLHEMVTRKLLPDTGTFKVLFTVLKKGGFPIEAVTQLESSYQEGKPYARQAVITSVFSVVGMHASAIESCETLATADVVLDSSAYNVTIYAYGVFGEIDKALNMFMKMQDEDQKPDLVTYINLVSCYGKAGMVEGVKRIYSQLKFGEIEPSESLFKAIIDAYKNANRNDLAKLATREMTFALDSQLSSDSVTEDESDDLQELSDSETVDEYDEISSGL; encoded by the coding sequence ATGATGCTCCCCCCCAGTCACAGTTACAGCTACAGCCACAGCCACAGCTACGGCTCCAGAGAATTAGGTCAAGATACTCTCCACAACTCAATGCAAAACCCAAGTAAGCTTCTGAACCCTTACTCTCCTTTCAAAACTAGGGCTTTTCTAGGGTTTAGTCTGCCCGACCATAGTTTAGCGAAAAGACAGCTCTACTCTTTGCGCTATGCTTCACCCTCTTACGGGGGGACCCTTGATATTATGGTAAATTCACATGACCACAAGCAGAATCTAAAAGGACCTAGGGTTTTTCTAGGGTTTAAGCTTCAGTGCCATTCCAGAACATTAGCTTTGTCCCCGATAGGTTCTTCGATTAATGGTAGGAAGAAGAGGTATGGAGGCGCGTTGCCTTCGATTTTGAGGTCTTTGGAGTCTAAAAACGATGTCGAAAAGACCCTTGATTCGTTTGATGGGAATTTTAGTCCAAAAGAACAGACGGTGATTCTCAAAGAACAGAGTAGCTGGGAAAGAgtaattagggtttttgagtgGTTTAAGTCGCGGAAAGGATATGTGCCCAATGTAATTCACTATAATGTTGTGCTTCGTGCTTTGGGTAGAGCTCAGAAATGGGATGAGTTGAGGCTTTGTTGGGTTGAAATGGCAAAAAATGGGGTTTTTCCCACGAACAATACTTACGGGATGCTTGTTGATGTGTACGGTAAAGCAGGGCTCGTGAAAGAATCGCTTTTGTGGATTAAGCACATGAGACAAAGGGGACTTTTTCCGGATGAGGTTACAATGAATACGGTTGTTCGGGTGTTTAAGGATGCAGGAGAGTTTGAGAGGGCAGATAAGTTTTATAAGGCCTGGTGTTTTGGGCAGGTTGAGTTGGATGATCTTGATTTAGATTCTATAGTTGATTCTGTAAATGGGACTGGCTCAGGACTTATTAGTTTTAAGCATTTCTTGTCGACGGAGCTTTTCAAGACAGGTGGGAGAATTTCTGCTTCAAAAGTTATGAGTGCATCAGATGTGGAGAATCCTGTTCGGAAGCCAAGACTTACATCTACGTATAATACGCTGATTGATTTGTATGGGAAGGCTGGGCGACTCAAAGATGCAGCTGATGTGTTTGCCGAAATGCTGAAGTCTGGGGTGGCAATGGATACCATTACTTTTAATACTATGATCTTTACTTGTGGAAGTCATGGTAATTTGTCGGAGGCAGAATTGTTGCTTACTAAGATGGAAGAAAGGGGTATATGTCCTGATACAAAAACTTTTAACATCTTTCTGTCTTTGTATGCGGAAGCAGGGAACATTGATGCAGCTCTCAAGTGTTACAGGAAGATTAGAGAGGTGGGCCTTTTCCCTGATAGTGTAACTCATCGAGCTGTGCTCCATATATTATGCGAGAGAAATATGATTCAAGATGTGGAGGGTGTGCTTTTGGAAATGGAAAAATATGGCTTGCATGTTGATGGGCATTCTATTCCTGGTGTTATTAAGATGTATATTAATGGAGGATTGCTTGATCAGGcaaaatcatttttagaaaaGAGTCAATCTAATGGTAGGTTGTCATCAAAGACACGTGGAGCAATTATAGATGTTTATGCTGAAAAGGGACTTTGGGCTGAAGCTGAGGCCGTGTTCTTTGGTAAGAGAGATTTGGTTGGACAGAACAAGGATATTTTGGAATACAATATTATGGTTAAAGCTTATGGAAAGGCAAAGCTTTATGataaagctctctctctcttcaagaGCATGAGAAATTATGGGACTTGGCCTGACGAGTGCACTTATAATTCTCTCGTTCAAATGTTTGCTGGAGGCGATTTAGTGGAACAAGCAAGAGACCTCTTATCTGAAATGCAGGCAATGGGTTTTAAGCCACATGTTATGACCTTCTCTGCTGTTATTGCATGCTATGCCCGTCTTGGCCAGCTTTCTGATGCTGTTGGTGTCTACCAAGAAATGGTAAGAGTAGGAGTTACACCGAATGAAGTAGTCTATGGATCTTTAATCAATGGATTTGCAGAGTCCGGCAGAGTTGCAGATGCTTTTCAATACTTCCGCCAGATGGAAGAATCCAAGATTTCAGCAAATCAAATAGTGTTGACATCTATGATTAAGGCTAATGGTAAGCTGGGGAACTTGGAAGGAGCAAAAGCACTCTACGAGAGGATAAAGGACTTGGAGGACGGTCCAGATATTGTTGCATCAAACAGTATGATCAATCTTTATGCAGATCTAGGGATGGTTTCTGAAGCCAGATTGGTTTTTGAAGATTTGAGGGGAAAGGGTTGGGCAGATGGGGTTTCATTTGCAACGATGATGTACCTTTACAAGAACATGGGCATGCTTGATGAAGCCATTGATGTTGCGGAGGAGATGAAACAGTCAGGTTTACTGAGGGACTGTGTCTCATATAACAAGGTAATGGCGTGTTATGCCACTAATGGCCAGTTACGTGAGTGCGGTGAATTGTTGCATGAGATGGTAACTCGGAAGCTCCTGCCTGACACTGGGACCTTCAAAGTATTATTCACTGTATTGAAAAAGGGAGGCTTTCCAATTGAAGCAGTAACACAGCTAGAGTCATCTTACCAGGAAGGAAAACCTTATGCTCGACAAGCTGTCATCACCTCTGTTTTCTCTGTAGTGGGTATGCATGCTTCTGCAATTGAGTCCTGCGAAACCTTAGCAACAGCTGATGTGGTTCTTGATTCTTCCGCCTACAATGTTACCATATATGCTTATGGGGTATTTGGGGAAATTGACAAGGCTTTGAACATGTTCATGAAAATGCAGGATGAGGACCAGAAGCCAGACCTTGTAACATATATAAATCTAGTATCTTGCTATGGAAAAGCTGGAATGGTTGAGGGTGTGAAGCGGATTTACAGCCAACTAAAATTTGGAGAGATCGAGCCCAGTGAATCCTTGTTCAAGGCTATTATTGATGCTTATAAAAATGCCAACCGAAATGACCTTGCTAAATTGGCTACCCGAGAGATGACATTTGCTTTGGACTCTCAACTGTCATCCGACTCTGTAACTGAAGATGAGTCGGATGACTTGCAAGAATTATCCGATTCTGAAACTGTAGATGAATATGATGAAATTTCTTCAGGTCTTTAG